Proteins encoded by one window of Dietzia sp. B32:
- a CDS encoding pyridoxamine 5'-phosphate oxidase family protein: MTSTELPVVTMPGPADDPLQAMVAWLAIDPADPPLGVLATVGPDGTPHCRHLLVSGATTEGPTFHTDSRSQKALDLAADPRATLVVVSADRTRQLTVTGVAEPTDPDEHLASYHLRSDYLKLLAWTNDVATAELAPPGRRRMWAATIDRLGPSPTLPPETWLGMRLRPGSVTFWAAGRDEPSHRRRFVTDGQRWRAEELPG, encoded by the coding sequence GTGACCTCCACCGAGCTGCCCGTCGTCACCATGCCCGGCCCCGCCGATGACCCGCTGCAGGCGATGGTCGCGTGGCTGGCGATCGACCCGGCGGATCCGCCACTGGGGGTCCTGGCCACGGTCGGCCCGGACGGCACCCCGCACTGTCGGCACCTGCTGGTCTCCGGGGCCACCACCGAGGGCCCCACGTTCCACACCGACTCGCGGTCCCAGAAGGCACTGGACCTGGCCGCCGACCCCCGCGCGACGCTGGTCGTGGTCTCCGCGGACCGAACGCGGCAGCTCACGGTCACCGGGGTCGCGGAGCCCACCGATCCGGACGAGCACCTCGCGAGCTACCACCTGCGCAGTGACTACCTCAAGCTCCTGGCCTGGACCAACGACGTGGCGACGGCCGAGCTCGCGCCGCCGGGCAGGCGCCGGATGTGGGCCGCCACCATCGACCGTCTGGGTCCGTCGCCGACGCTGCCGCCCGAGACGTGGCTGGGCATGCGGCTGCGGCCCGGGTCCGTGACCTTCTGGGCCGCCGGACGCGACGAGCCGTCCCATCGCCGCCGGTTCGTGACGGACGGGCAGCGGTGGCGGGCCGAGGAGTTGCCCGGCTGA